Below is a genomic region from Anoxybacillus flavithermus.
TGCACACACATTTGCGGAGCGGGGTATTTCATACCGTTTTTTCTACTCCATTTATGCGCAAAGAAGAAAAAGAAGCCAAACAAGAGGCGTATCGTCTTTTGCAATACGTCGGGTTACAATCGCTTTACAACGAGGAAGCAAAAAATTTACCTTATGGCGCGCAACGAAAGTTGGAAATCGCCCGTGCATTAGCGACGAAACCAAAAGTGTTGCTGTTAGATGAACCTGCAGCAGGAATGAATCCGAAAGAGACAGCAGAATTGACGAAACTCATTTACCATATGAGAGAACAATTACAACTCACGATCATCTTAATTGAACATGATATGAAGCTGGTAATGGAAATTTCCGAGCATATTATTGTGCTAGACCACGGAGAGAAAATTGCTGAAGGGACGCCAGATGACATTCGAAACAATGAAAAAGTAATTGAAGCTTATTTAGGAAAAGGAGCGACAACTGCATCATAGGGAGGGGTAGCGAGTGAGTTTGCTGCGACTAGAGCGTGTTCATACATTTTATGGCGGAGTTCATGCGTTAAAAGGAATTGATTTAGAAGTATACGAAGGAGAAATTGTTACGTTAATCGGAAGCAATGGTGCAGGAAAATCAACGACGTTAAAAACCGTTAGTGGACAAGTAAAGGCGAAAAGCGGGAATATTTTATATGAAGGAAAAGATATAACAAATACCCCACCACATGTGACAGCTTTATCAGGTATAGCACATGTTCCAGAAGGAAGGCGCATTTTTCCTAGATTGACGGTAAAAGAAAATTTAGAAATGGGTGCGTTTTCGGTGAAGGATAAAAAAGAAATAGCTGAACGAATGGAACGGGTGTTTCATTATTTCCCGCGACTAAAAGAGCGTTTACAACAAAAAGGGGGAACGATGAGCGGTGGGGAACAACAAATGTTAGCGATCGGTCGTGCTTTAATGATGAAGCCGCGACTTCTTATGTTAGATGAACCGTCAATGGGTTTGGCCCCAATTATCGTCGAACAAATTTTTCATATTATTCGCGAGTTAAACGAGGAAGGAATGACGATTTTGCTCGTCGAACAAAACGCATTTCAAGCGTTACAAATTGCGCATCGTGGCTATGTCATTCAAACAGGAGAAATTACAATGTCAGGTACAGGAAAAGAGCTGCTTGGAAATGAACAAGTACGAGAAGCGTATTTAGGATGAACAAAAGGCGACTGGCGACAAAAGCCATCGCCTTTTTGTATAATTGTTTCGGAGGGATGTTTGTGCAAATACATACAGTTATTTTACGATACTTACAAATGGAATTAAAATCACCATTTACAACAAGTTTTGGGACGATGAAAACGCGTCCTGTTTTATTAGTTGAAGTCGTTGATGAAGACGGTGTGTGTGGCTGGGGAGAAGGTGTAGCGTTTTCTGCTCCGTGGTATACAGAAGAAACGATTGAGACGACGTGGCATATGCTTGAAACGTTTTTAATTCCGCTTCTTTTTCAAGCACCCGTTTATCATCCTGACGAATTGCGTGACCGATTTTCGATTGTTCGCCGCAATTACATGGCAAAAGCAGCGCTTGAAGGGGCCGTTTGGGATGCATTTGCGAAACGACATGGGGTGTCGTTAAGCTCTGCGCTCGGCGGTGAAAAAAAAGAAGTGGAAGTCGGCGTCAGCATTGGCATTCAGCCGATCACAAATATATTAAAACGGATCGAACAGGCGCTTGCGGAAGGATACAAACGTATAAAAATAAAAATTAAGCCCGGATGGGATGTTGATGTTGTTCGAGAGATTCGTCACCATTTCCCGCATGTTCCACTCATGGTTGATGCAAACTCCGCTTACTCGTTACGCGATATCGACCGCCTGAAAGCGCTCGATGACTATGAGTTGTTGATGATTGAACAGCCACTTGCTGTCGATGACATCGTTGATCATGCGAAATTACAAGCGAATTTGAACACGCCGATTTGTTTAGATGAAAGCATTTGTTCATATGAAGATGCAAAAAGGGCGATTGAGTTAAAAAGTTGCCGCGTGATCAATATAAAAATTGGTCGGGTCGGTGGACTGACAGAAGCGAAACGCATTCATGATTTATGTCAACAACATCATATTCCTGTATGGTGTGGCGGTATGTTAGAAGGCGGGGTCGGACGAGCGCATAGCATTGCTTTAGCAACTCTCCCTCATTTTTCTCTCCCAGGGGATACAGCGGCATCAGCAAATTATTGGGAACGGGATTTCATTGATCCAGAAGTAACGGTTGACAATGGACGAATTTTTGTTCGACAACAAATTGGAATTGGTTACACCGTTAATCTGACAGAAGTCGAGCGGCGTACCGTTCGCTCAAAAATATATAAAAAATCGAGAGGATGAGCATATGTTTGACCCAACGATTTTCGACAATTTAAAAACGGTCGTAGAAGGAGCCGTTTATGATTTAGATGTAACAGATGAACTCGTAACAGTTGTTGATCGCTCAGACATCATTGATTTAGCGAAATTTACGCGCGCATATGCGCTTTCTTTTCAATTGCGGCATGCGCATAAAGTGACGTGCACTATTTCTCTCGCGATGACGCTTCAACATATTGCAAACGAGTTGTTATATGAAGAAATCTCGCAGGCCGGATGCACGATGACCGTTTCGTTTTCTTTTTCGGCTACACATGTCGATGGCCAAGCTGTAGAACAGACGCTAAAGCACATTTGGGGGGGACAGCGCACAGTTATACAAACGTTAACGTATACATACCCAAAACATGAGCGATATACTCATCAAGTGACGATTGATTTCGAACGCATGATTAACGAAAGTCATGTCGACGATTTATTGCAGATGATTCCGTACATCATTCGTTCGCTTAAGCAATTACAACAATATGCCAAGTAAAAATCATTGAAGGAAGCAAACATTCAAAGTATGATAGAAATGAAAATGATTATAGTTATCATACTTGGAGTGTGACGAAATGAAAAAAGTGCACTTTTGCAAGAAAAATAAGTTTGCAACAAAAACGTTATATATGTTTTTAAAACAAACGTTCAAACATGTCAAAATAAAACGAAAAGATTGCGTTGGTAAATGTAAAACATGCAAACATTGCCCTTTTGCCTTAATCGATGGCGAAGTCGTTAAAGCGACAACAACGGATGAATTGTATGATCGCATTTCTCATGAAGTGACAAAACAATGGTGGGCGTTTCGAAAAAAATAAGCAGGAATTTTTTTATTTTTGTTTAATTTCATGTGTGAAAGGGGGGGAAAACAATGTGGTCAGAAGTGAAAAACGTTTTATCTTGCACGATGTCCTCACTTGCTTTTGAAACATGGATCGAAGGAACGACAGCGACGATGGAAGACGATAAAGTCATCATTCATTGTACAAACCCACTGCAAAAAAATTGGATACAAGCGTTGTATATGCCTCACATTGAACAAGCGATTGAAAAAGTTTACAGGAAGCGAATGATTATTCAGTTAGAGGCGCCTCATGAGCTGTCTGACGAACAATTTATGCGCATGTGGAACTACATGATCGCCCTCGAAAAACAAACGTGGAACCTCGAAGCGCGTGTAACGAAAGTGGAGAGACAAATGGAAGAAATAAAAAAAGAAGTCGCTCAACTACAAGAGCGCACCGATTTTCTTGAACGGTTACTATCTGCTGAGGAACAACCAGTATCGAAAACGTATATTCACTAGAAAGGTGTTCCAACTAGCGGAACACCTTCATTCATTAACATTTTTTATAATGCACAGTCATACATAACTTTCCGCAACAAAGCGCGTCATCATCTCCTGTTTTAAGGCATTTAACTGCCACTTTTCGTAAGTTAGAAAATGTTTTGGAGAATGATTGACCTTCTTTAATTGTTGCAACTGCAGTTGTTCCCCCATTAATAAAAATTTCAACCCCATCACAACTATTTTCCACTAATACCGTTACTGTTCCAAACGGTTTAATAAGATCTCCATCTGCTTCCCAAAGTGTGTAGGGTGGTGTTGAAGATGGTGAAACAACACACTTAGTCTCCCAATTTGCACAAAATTCATCCGTCACGATTGGACGGTCTGGACAACATCCGCCACAGCTCATTGTATCCGCTCCTTTTTGTTTTTTATGGAAGAATGATCTTCCCTTATATACAATGCAGCAAACAAAAAAGTGTGTAGGATGTTGTCCTGTGTTTCGCACCTATTTTTTATTACATTTTTTCATCGTACGCCTATGCACGAATATGCATTGACACATAGTATGATATATCGAATAGAAGGGGGAGTGGCAGGTGGAGAAGCATTGTATTCATGTGGAAAAAGTGTTTGATTGGGTTTCGCGTTCGATAAAATTAACGAAAAGAGAGACGTTGACCGAGCCGATTGTCGAGCATAATATTTGTGTTAACATTTGTGCGCCGTGCGGCGAAAAAACGATCGTATGGTCAGCAGAAGAACATGTGCATGCGTTTGGAACGGTGACGGTTGTATATGAACAAGGGTGCGGACGACAAATGGACGTTTTGATTAACGGAGAAATCGTATGTTCATTACAAGAAGGGGAATCCCGTTCATTGACGATGTCACATTTGCGCGATGTGCATGTTGAATGTAAAGGAAATGGCACGTGCGTCGGACGTGTATGCATTCAACTTCATCAACAGCTCGATCGTCTTGACGATTGTGAACATATTCGTTGTATATTGACCGATGCGTGCGGTCAGCCGATTGTGCCAGAACAGATGACTTGTCGTGTGCTTGATGAACGCCAGACGGTGCATGTCATGTTGCCAAACGGAAAGCAAGTTGCATTGCAAAAAATATATGTTCTTGTTGAAACATTTGTTGTATTACAATGTACACGAAAAGATGGGACGGTATGGAAAACAAAACCGATTTCATTAGCAACGATCGCGGACGTATTATTATGCGCCCCGCCAGAGACGGATATCGTTTGTGAAACGGTTGTTGCTGACTGTAAAGCAGCGCTTCTTTCAACAACGTGCCCGCAAATACTCATTTCTGTTCATGTTTGTCAACATATTCAATCAGTTGGACGTGTTAAAATTGAACTTGAAGGAACAACATGCACGCCGCGCATCGAACAACAAGTCGACATATGCCCACCACATCACATACCAAGTTGTCCGATATAAAAAGAGAGCGACGCGTCAAGCGAAGCTCTCTTATCGCGTAAAGCCAAATAGGCCTGAAATAAAACAACTGTTGATGATCCATGTTTCATTTGTTTCCGTCAAACGCACGGTTCCCTTCCCAACGGCATCAATCTTGACGTTTGTCATATTGTTAAACTGCCCTCCTGCTAACGTGTCGATATCTACTGTTTTTCCTAGAATGCCTTGCAAAAAGCTTGTAATTGAACGTTCGCAACAATCACACGTTTCGTCAATGGCGGGAAGAGAAATATTCTTTAACATATCTCCTCTCACCCCGACGACGTTACAAATCGGAAATGCTGCCGAACGTTTATTTTGTCCGTTACCGGGAATCGTACCGGTGACAATCAAGTCGTTTACGATCTCACCAACAGTAAAATTGTTATTTCCTTGCCCTGGCCCTGTTTGATCGAGCGTGGCAACATCGACTTCTTTTCCGTTTAGCTGTGCTAGCACCTCTTTCATTCCTTCGACACAGCATGGGCATTCATCGCGCTGTGGCGGCATTGGTTTATGGCGCGTCGGTGCACAACAACATTTTTTCATTTCGTTTCCTCCTCTCTACTTTAGCGTATGAACGAGAGAGAGGAACGGTGTGGACGGGCGGTTATAAAAACGGATTGCGCCATTCCATAAGCAAGGCGTAGTTACATGATTGGGCATCTTCTAAATAGTTGGCGACGACTTTCACTGGCGTGCGACCGCAACGAAGTAAAAACGTAATGACAGGGTCTTTTAGTTTGCCTTTGATTACCTCATGTACATATTGTTCGGCCGTCATTTCACTCGCGTACAGATGATATCCCGGCATCCGACTGCCACCTAATAGTCGTTCAAGCTTTTGCTGGACGACAACTTCGTACATCGACTGCATCAGCCATTTTCCTAAGCCGAGTTTTCGATATGATGGGCGGACACCGATGTCGACGACGTATAACGTATTGCCGTTTCGGTTATGGTTGCGAATATATCCGTTATCCGTTATTTCTTCCCACGTATGATCGGCATCGCTTGGATGAAAGTTCACGATCAAACCGGTCATCGATCCGACGACTTCCCCGTCCACTTCGACACATAACGCCCCCTCTGGAAAAAGTGTGATATGATTCATAAGCTGTTCTTTATTCCACCATAGTTCAGATGGGAAAGGAGGTGGAAAACTTTCTTGCTGAATGCGAATTAACGCATCGATGTCTTTTTCTTCGTAGTTACGAATGATCGCAGGAATCGGACGGTCGCCATGAAAGACGTAAAGTTGCTTTTTATACATCGTTCTCCCCCTTATGTCCAATCTGTATATAAATCCGTGCGCCGATCGCGCCATGTTGTTACCGATCCGCGTTCGCGAACGTCGTAAAGAAGCTGTAAATCAAGATCAGCCGTAATGATCATATCGTCATTTATTTCTCCTTCCGCTAAAATGCCGTGCGGTGGAAATGGAATATCGTTCGGTGTAATGATCGCTGCTTGACCGAAGTTTGCCCGCATAAAATCGACGGTTGGCAATGAGCCGACTGTGCCTGTCGTGACGACGTACACTTGGTTTTCAATGGCGCGGGCGTGGCATGTATAGCGCACGCGATGAAACCCGTGGCGGTCATCGGTGCATGACGGGCAAAAAATGACGTCTGCGCCTTTTGCGCGCGCCATGCGCACAATTTCAGGAAATTCGATATCATAACATGTTAAAATGGCAATCGTTCCTTTCGTTGTTGGAAAGACGCGCAATGTATCGCCGCCATGCATATTCCATTCGTTCACTTCTGTCGGGGTAATATGTAGCTTTGCCTGTTCGGCAATCGTTCCATCGGGATAAAATAAATGTGCCACATTATATAGTCGATCTTCTCTTTTTATGACATGTGTCCCGCCAATAATATGCATATTCGTTTGTTTTGCAAGTGTTGAAAATAATGAGCGATATGCTTCTGTAAACGTTGGAAGCTCGTCAATCGTTAACGCTTCTTTTGTGTCATCGCCGATAGACATAAGCTGTGTCGTCATAAACTCAGGAAATAGGACAAATTCAGCCCCAAATTCTTGCGCTGTTTTTACATAATGTTCCACTTGTTTTGCGAACTGTTCAAACGATTGAATCGTATGTAAATGATATTGCACTGCACTAACGCGCATTTTCAACGAAACTCACCTTCTTTTTCTGTATTTTCCATCATTATAACGAACATTTTTTATTTTGTCTGAATCGAAGCATCGTTTGTGTAGAAAAAATGATTCGTATGTTACAATAGCGCTAAAGGAGGAATGTGAAATGAACATTTACGATTTTCACGTACGTACGATTCATGGGGAAGAGCAATCGTTAGCGCAGTATAAAGGGAAAGTGTTACTCATCGTCAATACAGCAAGCAAATGTGGCTTGACGCCACAATATGAACAATTGCAACAACTATACGACAAATATAAAGAACGTGGATTTGTTGTGCTCGGCTTTCCATGCAATCAATTTGGAAATCAAGAGCCAGGATCAGAAGCAGACATCTCGCAATTTTGTCAACTCAATTATGGTGTGACGTTTCCGATGTTTGCGAAAGTGGACGTAAACGGTCCAAACGCCCATCCGCTGTTCGTTTACTTAACGGAACAAGCACCAGGCATGTTAGGAACGAAAGCGGTGAAGTGGAATTTTACAAAGTTTTTAGTCGACCGAAACGGGAAAGTCGTTGCACGTTTTGCACCAACTACAAAGCCGTTTGAGCTAGAACAACATATTGAAGCTTTGCTTCGCGAAACCGTCTCTCGCTAAAAAGAGGCGGTTTTTTGTTGGATGTAATGGATTTGTCTATACGAAAATTTTTTTAGTGCATATGTTGAGATAGTAGGGATTTATGTCAAATAGGAGGGGTTATATGCTTATTGAACCTTGGATCGTGGATGAAACGATGCACGAGTTTTTTGTACCAGATTATATTGAACAAATGGCAGAAGACGTTTTGCGCCATTACGATTTATCTGTTCAAAGTAGGCAAGTCGTGACGACGAAGCCGGATAAAGGGGGAGCCATTTGGAAGTTAGAAACGAATAAAGGTCCGAAAAGTTTAAAATTGCTTCACCGCCGTCCAACGCGCAGTTTATTTAGCCTCGGGGCGCAACGATATTTAGTCGATGTGCAAAAAGCGAACGTTCCGCCAATTGTACAAACGACGGACGGAATGGATTATGTAGAAGCGGGAGGAAAGTTATGGTTTGTTGCGGAGTGGATTGAGCCATTATTTCCGGTAACAAAAGATTTAGAAGGAGCGAAACAGCTTTGTTATGCGCTTGGTGAATTTCATCGTTTAAGTAAAGGATACGTTCCTCCAAAAGGAGCAGAAATCGCTTCACGGTTATACAAATGGCCGAAAACGTACGAAAAAACGATAAACAAAATGGATTGGTTTCGCCAATTAGCGAAGGCGTATAAAGAGATGCCTGCAAGTGCGATGTTATTGGAAGTTGTCGATCATTTTCAAGCACAGGCTCGTGAAAGTTTTGCGCGACTTCAACAATCTTCGTATCATCAATTAGTCGAACGAGGAAATAGCGAATGGGGACTTGTGCATCAAGATTACGGCTGGTCGAACGGACAAATGGGCGCAAATGGTATGTGGATTATCGATTTAGATGGCGTCGCATACGATTTGCCGATTCGCGATTTACGAAAACTGATTTCCGGTACGATGGCTGATTTATACCGTTGGGACGTTCATTGGGTGCGTGAAATGATTCGAGCGTACCACGAGGCAAATCCGATCGACGCTTCATTATATGACGTGTTGATGATCGATTTGTCACTTCCGAATGAATTTTACAAAAACTTAAAAGAAGTAGTATATGATCCAGAGCTGTTTTTAAATGAACAAACGATGCAACTCATTGAGACGATTGTTGCAACGGATGCGACAAAATGGCCAGTACTCGCTGAAATTGAAAACGATTGGAAGGAGAACGGAAATCGATGAACATTTTAATGATTTGTACAGAAAAATTACCTGTTCCTCCCGTGCTTGGGGGTGCAATTCAAACGTATATTGCTGGGATTCTTCCTCATCTTCGCACCGCTCATCGCATCACTGTACTAGGGGTACAACATGAAACATTACCAAACGAAGAAACGATCGATGGCATTCACTACGTGCGCATCCCAGGAGGCATATTTGATACGTATTGCGATCATGTCGTTCAGTACGTGCAAGCGCATACGTTTGATTTGATCCACATTTTCAATAGGCCACGTCTTGTTTTACCTATTCGTCAAGTCGCTCCTCATGCCAAAATTACGCTCAGCATGCATAACGATATGTTTCAAATTACGAAAATTAACCGTGAAGAAGCAGAAGAAGTGGTGCGACAAGTATCCGCCATTGTCACCATTAGCAACTACATCGGTCAAGTCATTCGCAACTTATACCCGGAAGCAGAGGGGAAATTACGAACGATTTATTCGGGTGTTGATTCCGGACGATTTTTACCAGGGAATCATCCGAATATGACATCAATTCGTAAGCAACTGCGCCAAGCGCACGGAATCGATAACAAAACCGTCATTTTATTTGCTGGTCGGTTGTCGCCAAATAAAGGAGTGGATAAACTCATTCAAGCGTTGCCAGAACTGGCGAAACGGTTTAATGATTTAGCGCTCGTCATTGTCGGAAGCAAATGGTTTAGCGAAGAAGGAACAACGGACTATATTGCCTACGTTCGCTCATTGGCTAAAAGATTGCCAATCCCCGTTGTGGCGACCGGATTCGTGCCACCAAACGAAATCCAAAACTGGTTTGCCGCTGCTGATTTGTTCGTTTGTACATCGCAATGGCAAGAGCCGCTTGCTCGTGTCCATTATGAAGCGATGGCAGCAGGGCTTCCGATTGTGACAACTGCTCGCGGTGGCAATGCAGAAGTCGTTGTTCCAAATGAAAATGGTGTCGTTGTTGAAAGACCAGAAGATCCGCAAGATTTTGTGGAAAAAATGACACACATCTTATCCAATCGTACATTGATGAAAAAAATGGGGGAAAACGGACGAAAATTAGCGACATCGCTTTATCGTTGGGAACGTGTAGCATCAGATTTGCTTGATGTATGGAGACATGTTGAACAAACGGATCTTTCGGTAGCACCGGTAACTGTTTCTACTGAAGCAACGATCGACGAAGTTGTTATAGAACCATCTGTTGAATCGATTTCACACGTTGAGCCATCCATTCCAGAAAAAGCGATAACGAATAAGAAGAGGAAAAAATCATTTATATGGGCGATTACGACATAAAACTCCCACTTACGTTTGTGGGAGTTTTGGCCTTGTTTGCATATATAAATAAAAGTCGTCATTTTGTTTTTCTGTAATGGCATCGCGTAAAATTTGAGCGAGTACAGTACTATATACCGTACCGTTATCTCCATAAGCGTAAACGAAATAACAATTCGGAAAGGAGTCATATACCCCAATCATCGGAAGGCCATCGTGTGTCCCACCGTAAAAGGCAGCTAAATAAAATTCAGGAACGACGTGAATATCGGGGAACAGCCGGTGAAATTCTTCAATCAGTCGTTCTTTTTTATGCATCAGTTTGGCATCACGGTCATCCGCATAAGCTGTATTTTCATCTAGTCCGCCGATAATAATGCGATCATCCGCTGTTGTGCGCATATATACATACGGACGAGCTGTCTCCCAAATAAGCGTTCGTTTATACCAACTCGAAAAATCTTCAACACGATTGGTAACGACGGCATATGAACTAACGAGTTGCGCTTTCTTTTCTTGTTTTACTTCTAACGTTTCGTAACCAGCGGCGAAAATGACTTTTCGTGCGTGAATGGTATATCCGTTTTTCGTATAACATGTTGCCATATGTTGTTCAAGTTTTTTTCCGTTCATTTCTGTTTCTTCAAACACGCGCACGCCACGTGTTTTCGCATATTCCAATAAACCGATTGTCAATTTATAAGGGTTTAATTCGCCATCTCCCATCGTATATAAAGCAGCATGCTTTTCAAACGGGTAATGGCGACGAATTTGTTGCTTGTCTAACCAGACGACTGGATAACCTTGTTTTTTTAATGCTTCGTATTCTTTTTCCAGTTTTGTTACATCTTCGGCCACGCTTGCGTAATACAAACTATCTCTTCTTTGAAATTCTACATCGATATGTAATTTATTTGCGATTTGCTCTAGCTCATCGACTGCCTGTTGACAAAGTGTCAAATGACGAGCGGCATACGCTTCGCCAAAACTGTTCACAAGCTCAAAAAACATTTTATCTCCAAGACATTGAATAAGTGCCGTATTTGTCATCGTACTTCCGTATCCTGCTTTTCGTTTGTCGATGACGACGACATCCAAATCAGTTTCACTTAAATAATACGCGCACAACGCTCCTGACCCGCCCGCTCCGACAATTAATACGTCACATTGTATGTCGTTGTCTAGCGGTGGATACGAAGGGGCATCGGGAAATGTCGTTGGCCAGTATAATTTTCCTGTTTGTAAATCCATCGCAACAACCACCTTTTTTATTCGTTTTAGTCTTTTTTAGATTGGCCTGCATATGTAAAAGTATGCGATAAGAATAACACTATTTATATACTAACATAGCAAAAAACTTTCTTATTTTTGGAATATTTGATAAAATAGAACGAAACGACAATCGAAGCACGAAAAGGTAGGGATGGTGTATGAGAGTATTTCTCGATTTAATGTGGTTTTTTAAACAAGAAAAAAAAGCATACATAATCGGCATTATATTACTTGCGATCGTTTCATTGCTTGAGCTTGTTCCCCCAAAAGTAATTGGGCACGTTGTGGATGCTGTAAAAGCAGGGGAACTGACGAAAGAAAAGCTGATTATGTGGTTAAGTTTGCTTGCAGGTGTTGCGCTTTGTATGTACGGTTGTCGTTACGTTTGGCGGACGATGATTTTTGGCTCAGCAGCAAAGCTCGCCCGATTGTTGCGCGATCGGTTATATGAGCACTTTACGATGATGTCGCCGTCATTTTACCAAAATCGCCGCATCGGTGATTTAATGGCACATGCGACAAACGATTTACAAGCCATTCAACAAACAGCAGGTGTTGGCGTCTTGACGCTTGTTGACTCATTATGCATTGGGGGCTTTGTCATCGCGACAATGGCGTTAACAATTAGCTGGAAACTGACGCTTATTTGTTTATTGCCGATGCCGCTTATGGCGTATTTAACAAGCTATTACGGTTCTTTGCTTCATCAACGGTTCCATTATGCGCAAGAGGCATTTTCTGCTTTAAACGATAAAGTACAAGAGAGCATCGCTGGAATCAAAGTAATAAAAACGTTTGGACAAGAAAAAGAAGAAATTGAATCGTTTCGAGCGCAAGTTGATGACGTCGTTCGAAAAAATATGGCAGTTGCTCGCATTGATTCGTTGTTTGATCCAACGATTTCGCTCATTGTCGGCGTGTCGTTTTTTTTATCGATTGTTTTTGGGGCGCGTTTTGTCGTTCAAGGAGAGCTAACGATTGGACAGCTCGTTTCTTTTACGATGTATTTGGGATTGCTCATTTGGCCAATGTTGGCGTTCGGTTGGTTATTTAACATTGTAGAGCGCGGTCGTGCTTCGTATGACCGTGTGTCATCATTGTTACGTGAAAAGCCGGATATACAAG
It encodes:
- a CDS encoding DUF3992 domain-containing protein gives rise to the protein MSCGGCCPDRPIVTDEFCANWETKCVVSPSSTPPYTLWEADGDLIKPFGTVTVLVENSCDGVEIFINGGTTAVATIKEGQSFSKTFSNLRKVAVKCLKTGDDDALCCGKLCMTVHYKKC
- a CDS encoding ABC transporter ATP-binding protein: MSLLRLERVHTFYGGVHALKGIDLEVYEGEIVTLIGSNGAGKSTTLKTVSGQVKAKSGNILYEGKDITNTPPHVTALSGIAHVPEGRRIFPRLTVKENLEMGAFSVKDKKEIAERMERVFHYFPRLKERLQQKGGTMSGGEQQMLAIGRALMMKPRLLMLDEPSMGLAPIIVEQIFHIIRELNEEGMTILLVEQNAFQALQIAHRGYVIQTGEITMSGTGKELLGNEQVREAYLG
- a CDS encoding o-succinylbenzoate synthase, whose amino-acid sequence is MFVQIHTVILRYLQMELKSPFTTSFGTMKTRPVLLVEVVDEDGVCGWGEGVAFSAPWYTEETIETTWHMLETFLIPLLFQAPVYHPDELRDRFSIVRRNYMAKAALEGAVWDAFAKRHGVSLSSALGGEKKEVEVGVSIGIQPITNILKRIEQALAEGYKRIKIKIKPGWDVDVVREIRHHFPHVPLMVDANSAYSLRDIDRLKALDDYELLMIEQPLAVDDIVDHAKLQANLNTPICLDESICSYEDAKRAIELKSCRVINIKIGRVGGLTEAKRIHDLCQQHHIPVWCGGMLEGGVGRAHSIALATLPHFSLPGDTAASANYWERDFIDPEVTVDNGRIFVRQQIGIGYTVNLTEVERRTVRSKIYKKSRG
- a CDS encoding spore coat protein CotS, with amino-acid sequence MSNRRGYMLIEPWIVDETMHEFFVPDYIEQMAEDVLRHYDLSVQSRQVVTTKPDKGGAIWKLETNKGPKSLKLLHRRPTRSLFSLGAQRYLVDVQKANVPPIVQTTDGMDYVEAGGKLWFVAEWIEPLFPVTKDLEGAKQLCYALGEFHRLSKGYVPPKGAEIASRLYKWPKTYEKTINKMDWFRQLAKAYKEMPASAMLLEVVDHFQAQARESFARLQQSSYHQLVERGNSEWGLVHQDYGWSNGQMGANGMWIIDLDGVAYDLPIRDLRKLISGTMADLYRWDVHWVREMIRAYHEANPIDASLYDVLMIDLSLPNEFYKNLKEVVYDPELFLNEQTMQLIETIVATDATKWPVLAEIENDWKENGNR
- a CDS encoding lipopolysaccharide N-acetylglucosaminyltransferase yields the protein MEGERKSMNILMICTEKLPVPPVLGGAIQTYIAGILPHLRTAHRITVLGVQHETLPNEETIDGIHYVRIPGGIFDTYCDHVVQYVQAHTFDLIHIFNRPRLVLPIRQVAPHAKITLSMHNDMFQITKINREEAEEVVRQVSAIVTISNYIGQVIRNLYPEAEGKLRTIYSGVDSGRFLPGNHPNMTSIRKQLRQAHGIDNKTVILFAGRLSPNKGVDKLIQALPELAKRFNDLALVIVGSKWFSEEGTTDYIAYVRSLAKRLPIPVVATGFVPPNEIQNWFAAADLFVCTSQWQEPLARVHYEAMAAGLPIVTTARGGNAEVVVPNENGVVVERPEDPQDFVEKMTHILSNRTLMKKMGENGRKLATSLYRWERVASDLLDVWRHVEQTDLSVAPVTVSTEATIDEVVIEPSVESISHVEPSIPEKAITNKKRKKSFIWAITT
- a CDS encoding chromosomal replication initiation protein is translated as MWSEVKNVLSCTMSSLAFETWIEGTTATMEDDKVIIHCTNPLQKNWIQALYMPHIEQAIEKVYRKRMIIQLEAPHELSDEQFMRMWNYMIALEKQTWNLEARVTKVERQMEEIKKEVAQLQERTDFLERLLSAEEQPVSKTYIH
- a CDS encoding glutathione peroxidase, which gives rise to MNIYDFHVRTIHGEEQSLAQYKGKVLLIVNTASKCGLTPQYEQLQQLYDKYKERGFVVLGFPCNQFGNQEPGSEADISQFCQLNYGVTFPMFAKVDVNGPNAHPLFVYLTEQAPGMLGTKAVKWNFTKFLVDRNGKVVARFAPTTKPFELEQHIEALLRETVSR
- a CDS encoding acyltransferase — protein: MKMRVSAVQYHLHTIQSFEQFAKQVEHYVKTAQEFGAEFVLFPEFMTTQLMSIGDDTKEALTIDELPTFTEAYRSLFSTLAKQTNMHIIGGTHVIKREDRLYNVAHLFYPDGTIAEQAKLHITPTEVNEWNMHGGDTLRVFPTTKGTIAILTCYDIEFPEIVRMARAKGADVIFCPSCTDDRHGFHRVRYTCHARAIENQVYVVTTGTVGSLPTVDFMRANFGQAAIITPNDIPFPPHGILAEGEINDDMIITADLDLQLLYDVRERGSVTTWRDRRTDLYTDWT
- a CDS encoding ABC transporter ATP-binding protein; its protein translation is MSILTVKQLTKQFGGLTANSNINMDVQQGSITAVIGPNGAGKTTLFNMVTGVYQPTSGDILLNGESIVGLKPHQVAQKGISRTFQNIRLFGAMTVLENVMVGMHTHLRSGVFHTVFSTPFMRKEEKEAKQEAYRLLQYVGLQSLYNEEAKNLPYGAQRKLEIARALATKPKVLLLDEPAAGMNPKETAELTKLIYHMREQLQLTIILIEHDMKLVMEISEHIIVLDHGEKIAEGTPDDIRNNEKVIEAYLGKGATTAS
- a CDS encoding GNAT family N-acetyltransferase, translating into MYKKQLYVFHGDRPIPAIIRNYEEKDIDALIRIQQESFPPPFPSELWWNKEQLMNHITLFPEGALCVEVDGEVVGSMTGLIVNFHPSDADHTWEEITDNGYIRNHNRNGNTLYVVDIGVRPSYRKLGLGKWLMQSMYEVVVQQKLERLLGGSRMPGYHLYASEMTAEQYVHEVIKGKLKDPVITFLLRCGRTPVKVVANYLEDAQSCNYALLMEWRNPFL